The nucleotide sequence TATCCTGAACCGTCTGTTCGAGGGAATCGTGGCGATTGCCCTGGTGCTGGTCTCCTTTTTCGTTCTGATTATGGTTTTCAATGCGATCTTTCCCGAGGGAAGCGGCCTGACTTTTATTTTCCGGACGCCAACCGAGCGCGCCGGTCTGGACAGGGCTGAACCGGCTGAACTGCTGGTTGCCAGAGGCGACCATGCCGATTCCCTTTCTGGCGACAACGACTGGGCCGCGACTCTCGAATTGGTCAGAAACTCGGTCAAAAGCAAAAAAGCGAACGCCATTGCCTGGAGGAACGCGCAGCAGGGCATGCAGCTGAGTAATCTCGATGCCGTGCAAACCCTTGATCAGTCGTCAGCCGTGATCAAGTTTGACGACAATAATGTCATCGATCTCGGCAGCAATTCGCTGATCGTCATCCGGCGAATGGAGAAAGACCTGCTGTTCAAGGAGAAACGTTCGTTCATGGTCGTTGTCGACGGCCAGCTGCGCGGTCGGCTCGGCGGCGACGATGCAGGCAACGTCTATCTTGAAGTCACCACACCGAATGCCGTGGCCCGGTTACAGTCGAACCCGGAGGACCGGGAGGGCATCGAATTCAAAATTGATGTCAACGAGGATACGGCCTCGGCCGTGACGATTTATTCCGGAAGCGGTGAAGTCGAAGCCCGGGGCGAAACCGTTACTGTCGGTAAAAACCAGGTCACGCGGATTGAGGGTGACCTGGCACCGACCGAACCGGTGACCCTGCCCGACCCGGTCCGCCTCAAGTCACCGGTAGAGGAGGCATCATTTCCTTACCGCTCCCTGCCGCCGCGTGTCAGGCTGACCTGGCAGCGCCAAACGGAGGTATCGGGTTATCATCTCCTGCTGGCCAGGAATGCGGACTTCACGGAGATATTGATCGACCAGTCGTTGCGGCAACCTGAGTTCGTCCACGGCAACTTACGGGCCGGCGAGTATTTCTGGAAGGTCAGTTCGATCAATAATGCCGGCGAGGGAAGCTTTTCCGCAGTTCGACGTTTCTATCTGCATCAGGACCAGACGCCGCCAAAACTGGAGGTTCAGTTCCCGGCGGAGACGGTTTCCCTGAAAACGTCCGAGATCACGGGAGTGACCGAACCGGATGCGACCATTTTCATCTCGGGGACTGAAATAACTCCCGGTTCCGATGGCCGCTTCCGACACCAGCTGGCACTCAACCGGGGGATCAACATTGTCGTGGTCGAAGCGGTCGACCCGGCCGGCAATATAAGCTATCAATCACAACTGGTTCATGGCAAATACTGAGGGCATGACAATCGGCTAAAATCATATTATTCTGGATATGCCTATGTTAGAGAAAATTAGATTCCCGATCCGGTTCAAGATTCTGCTGACCCTGCTGGTCGTCATCACGGTTGTCGTCAGCATGATCACCTTTATCATGGCCAATCTTTTCCATAAGGACAAGACGGCCTACATTCACGACCTGACATCGACAACTTCGCTGAACGCTGCGTCAAAAGTGGAAACCCTTCTTGTCAGCTACCAGGAACGGCTCCAGGTCTTTACCCGACTGATGCTCGACCGCAGTATCCCGTCACGCAGCAGGCAGACCCTTTTGCAGAAAACATTTGTCGATTTTGAAGATTTCATTTCGATTACGCTTTACCAGAATGGCCGCGAACCGGTCACCGTTTTTGACGCCAGCATGCTTGAAAAATGGGGATTGACAGCCGCGGATATTGATCGTTATCGCCGGCAAAACCCTTTGCCGCGAGAGCAAATCCTCTCCGGCCGAATTTTCATCGAAAATTCAACCCAGATTGAACAGCTACCGGTTTTCACCATGGCGATTGCAAATCCCGACCAGGACGACCGTGAACGGACGATTGTTTCGGCGCGAATCCTGCTCGACCGGCTCTCGCAGCTCAGCCGCCAGTCGCAGGTTTTTGATACCTTCATCATGACCGCCGACGGCACCCTCCTCGCCCACCCTGATCCGGCCCGGGTTGCGATGAAACAACGCTATGACCTGCCATTCGATGTGAACACGATCTTCAGTGGCGATCAGATGGGCTCGGTTCGCGAATTCCGTTATCTGAACGACGATTACATCGGTGGCTTCGCTCCGATCCGGGTCGGCAACCTGATTGCTATTTCACAGGTTCCGAAATCGGCAGCCTACCTGACCGCCCGTGAGCTGGTCACCAACATGCTGATTCTCTCGCTCGCCCTGCTGATTTTTTCAGCATTGCTCAGCATTGTCTGGTCACGCCTGATTACCCGGCCGCTTGAAAAACTCTCGCATGCGACCCGGGAACTCGGCAAGGGGCAATTTAATGTCAGTATCGAAAAATCTTCACGCGATGAGATCGGCGATCTGGCTCAGTCGTTCAACACCATGGCTACCGAACTCGATGACCGCGAAAAATCTCTCAAGAAAACCCAGGCCGCACTGATCCAGTCGGAGAAAATGTCAGCATTCGGACAACTCGGGGCCGGAATTGCCCACGAAGTCAAGAATCCACTGGCCGGCATTCTCGGCCTGGCCCAACTTTCGCTCCGTAAAATCGATGAGGAATCACCGATTCATCAAAACATTTCACTGATTGAAAAAGAGACCAAGCGCTGTCAGATGATCATGGAAAATCTCCTTAAGTTTGCCCGGAAGGAGGAGGTCGCTTTTGATGTGGTCGACATCAACAAGGTTATTGCCGACGCGACCGCTATCGTTGAGCATCAACTCAGCATCAATCAGGTTAAACTCGTCAAGAAGATTAATGAGAACCTGCCGCGGATTGAGGGGAATGCCAACCAGCTGCAACAGGTATTTATGAACCTGATGATAAATGCCCAGCAGGCAATGAAGGGGAGTCCCGGTTCCGTAACCGTACTCTCCATGGAAGGTGGTAACGGCAACATCAAGGTTGAGGTCGTCGATGACGGCCCCGGTATTCCTCCCGACATACTGGAGAAAATATTTGACCCCTTCTTCTCGACAAAACCATCCGGCGAGGGGACAGGTCTCGGGCTTTCGGTCAGCTATGGCATCATCAAGGAGCATAATGGGACGATCACTGTCAACAGCAAGCCCGGGGAAGGTGCGACCTTCACTATCGTGATCCCCCCCATCGGGGCGGCGAAAAGTTGACTTTAACGGTAATCTCGACCATACTTCGATAGTTTTTCAGATTTACGTCACCAAGGAACGAGCCGATGCAGATTCTGGTCGCCGATAACAATGATCATACCCGGAATACCATTTGCCAGTTGTTGGAAAATGAGGGCTATTCGACCATCGCAGCGGAAACGGCCAGCGATGCCTTGTCTCTTTTCCGGAAATATGCCACGCCGATTATTATCGTCGACCTCGTTCTGATCGGCATGGACGGACTTGAACTCCTCGAGAAATTCAAGTTTGACAATTTAGATTGCGAGGTCATTGCCCTGACCAGTTACCCCTCTCTCGAATCGGTGATCGGCGCAATGAATCATGGCGCTCTCGATTACCTGGTGAAAACCGGAGAGGATCTAGGGTCATTGGTTGAAACGGTCAACAGAGCGGCAGAAAAAATAAGAGAGAAGATCGAACTTCAGTCGAAAATTTCCGAACTGAAGAGCAAGATTGATTATCTTGAGAACGTTAATCATAACCTGACAACCAGCACCAGGGATCAGCAGACCGGATTCCACAACCCTTCTTATTTCGACGAAGCGTTCAAATCCGAGATACACCGTTCGAGCAGAAACAATCGGCAGTTCTCGATCGTTGTCGTCCTATTGAACCCGAGCATCCAGATCAGCGGCGATCAGTTTCAGGTTCGAGCCATCGACACGGCCCTGCCCAACTGGAGTAAAACAATTCAGGATCGCCTGCGCAAATCGGATATTGTCGCCCGATACGATGATAATGTATTGAGTATCATCCTGCCGGAAACCGGAAAGGCGGGGGCCTTGCTGGTTGCCGAGAGCCTGATCCAGCTCTGTGATGAAGTCACTCAGGTGGTGCTGGGTGAGGAGATCGAAATAGCCGATCTGCTGCAGGTCGGGATCGCATCCTTCCCGGATGATGGTGACAACAAGGATAAGCTGTTCGATCTGGCGACCAAACGGTCAACAGACACCGGATCCGTTTCCGGATCCGGAAACGGAACGCTTCACTAGAGATCAACGCGAGCATAACGATTGAAGTGGTAATAAGGGAGGCGATATGACAACAGAAGAGACAACCTGCAGAATTCTCGTTGTCGACGATGAACAGTCCCTGCGCATCATCCTATCGCAGGTGCTGACAGATGACGGGTATGACGTCACGGTGGCCGCCAGCGGTGAAGAAGCACTTGAGCTGTTTCAGCAAAACCCGTTTCCGATCGTGTTCACCGATATCGTCATGGGCGATCTCAATGGTCTCGAACTCCTGCAAAAAATCAAGGAGATCCAGCCGCAAACTCAGGTCATCGTCATCACCAGTCATGCATCTCTCGACACGGCAATCACTGCCTTGCGGGCCGGAGCCTATGACTACCTGGTCAAGCCGTTCTCCGAGCTTGATATGATTTCCAACGTCGCCGGGAGAGCGATTGAAAAGTCCGGACTGGTTGAAGAAAACCGGCGGCTGGTTGGCGAACTTCAAAATAAAAACGAACAGCTTGTTTCCGCCAACAAGGCGCTCAAGGAACTGGCTGTGCGCGACGGACTGACCGGTCTCTACAACCATCGCTATTTCCAGGAAGCATTGACGGTCGAGGTTCTACGCTGCAAGCGGCACGAACGAATATTCTCCGTAATTTTTATCGACGTTGACAATTTCAAGCAATACAATGATACCAACGGTCATCCCGAGGGCGACAATGCGCTCAAGAGTATCAGCGATCTGATCAGCAGCCGTCTCCGCGCTTCCGATATTCTCGCACGCTACGGCGGTGAAGAGTTTATTCTTCTGCTGCCGGAAGCGAACAAGGATTTTGCCGCGGAGGTCGGAGAAGAAATCCGCAAGCTGATTGAGCAACACCCCTTCAGTGGAGAAGAGAGTCAGCCGAAAGGCAAATTGACAATCTCCCTCGGGGTTGCGACTTTCAAAGAAGATGGTGAAAACGGTTCTTCGTTGCTCGAAAAAGCCGATGAACGCCTTTACCGGGCGAAAGCCGATGGCCGAAACCTGCTCTGTATTGATTAATTCAAAATAACGATAAAATATCAGCAGCCGCCGGCCATATTCCGGTGGCTGTTTTTATCTTATCGGCCTGTTGCTACTGAGTAAATAATCGGTGTACAATTAAAAGTCAACCTGAGAGGTCATGATTTGACGAAGCACACCCTTAAATATGGTACCGAGACGCTTACATTCGCGATCGACCAGGCTGTTGCTCTCTCCGTACCGCAAGCTCTTCTCACTGATCCGGAAAAGTTGGTGCATATGGCGCTTGACAATCCGATCGGCACGTCCCGGCTGGAGGAGATAGTCAAGGCAGGTGAACAGGTCGTTATCGTCACCTCTGATATCACCCGCTACACCGCCAGCGAAATTTACCTGCCGGTTCTTGTTGAACGGCTCAACGCCGCCGGTATTCCGGATGCTGACATCGAAATCATCATTGCACTCGGGATTCACCGCAAGCAGACCGAAGATGAGCATCGTAAAATACTTGGCCCGCTGTTCGGACGCATCCGGGTTTCTGATCACGAATGCGATGACCCGTCGAGTTTGGCCGACATCGGTACAACCTCAAGCGGGCTGCCGGTAGAGATCAACCGGACGGTTGCCGCCGCTGATCGTATCATTGTCACCGGCACTGTTGGGCTTCACTATTTTGCCGGTTTCGGCGGCGGCCGCAAAAGCCTGGTCCCCGGGGTCGCCAGCCGGACTACCTGCATGGCAACCCATTTTGCGATATTTAACCCGCCGGAAATCGGCGGCAAGCATCCGGCGGCCAGGCCGGCCAATCTCGAAGGAAACCCGATTCACGAAGCGATTCTCGAAGCGGCCAGCATCCTGAAACCGGATTTTCTTTTCAACACAGTTCTCTCTCCCGATAAAAAAGTTATCGGTGCCTACGCAGGTGATCTCAATAAAGCGCATCTGGAAGCCTGTGATGCGGCCCGCGAACTCTATACCATAGAACTGGCAAGCGGCGCCG is from Desulfuromonas sp. and encodes:
- a CDS encoding two-component sensor histidine kinase — protein: MPMLEKIRFPIRFKILLTLLVVITVVVSMITFIMANLFHKDKTAYIHDLTSTTSLNAASKVETLLVSYQERLQVFTRLMLDRSIPSRSRQTLLQKTFVDFEDFISITLYQNGREPVTVFDASMLEKWGLTAADIDRYRRQNPLPREQILSGRIFIENSTQIEQLPVFTMAIANPDQDDRERTIVSARILLDRLSQLSRQSQVFDTFIMTADGTLLAHPDPARVAMKQRYDLPFDVNTIFSGDQMGSVREFRYLNDDYIGGFAPIRVGNLIAISQVPKSAAYLTARELVTNMLILSLALLIFSALLSIVWSRLITRPLEKLSHATRELGKGQFNVSIEKSSRDEIGDLAQSFNTMATELDDREKSLKKTQAALIQSEKMSAFGQLGAGIAHEVKNPLAGILGLAQLSLRKIDEESPIHQNISLIEKETKRCQMIMENLLKFARKEEVAFDVVDINKVIADATAIVEHQLSINQVKLVKKINENLPRIEGNANQLQQVFMNLMINAQQAMKGSPGSVTVLSMEGGNGNIKVEVVDDGPGIPPDILEKIFDPFFSTKPSGEGTGLGLSVSYGIIKEHNGTITVNSKPGEGATFTIVIPPIGAAKS
- a CDS encoding diguanylate cyclase response regulator translates to MTTEETTCRILVVDDEQSLRIILSQVLTDDGYDVTVAASGEEALELFQQNPFPIVFTDIVMGDLNGLELLQKIKEIQPQTQVIVITSHASLDTAITALRAGAYDYLVKPFSELDMISNVAGRAIEKSGLVEENRRLVGELQNKNEQLVSANKALKELAVRDGLTGLYNHRYFQEALTVEVLRCKRHERIFSVIFIDVDNFKQYNDTNGHPEGDNALKSISDLISSRLRASDILARYGGEEFILLLPEANKDFAAEVGEEIRKLIEQHPFSGEESQPKGKLTISLGVATFKEDGENGSSLLEKADERLYRAKADGRNLLCID